The Vibrio sp. SNU_ST1 genome has a segment encoding these proteins:
- a CDS encoding MinD/ParA family protein, whose product MNENMIHDQASGLRRLTQPSLTKVIAVTGGKGGVGKSNVTLGMAICMARQGKKVMVLDADLGLANVDIMLGIRSKRNLGHVLAGECELKDAIVEGPHGIKIIPATSGTQSMTELSHAQHAGLIRAFGSLEDEMDILLVDTAAGISDMVISFSRAAQDVVVVVCDEPTSITDAYALIKLLSREHQVQRFKIVANMVRSYREGRELFAKLTLVTERFLNVSLELVACIPLDDKVRQSVKRQKIVVDAFPRSPAALAISSLANKALTWPIPKTPSGHLEFFVERLLNRTEFIEEPFGE is encoded by the coding sequence ATGAATGAGAATATGATACACGATCAAGCTAGCGGCCTCCGTCGCTTAACCCAGCCTTCACTCACAAAAGTTATCGCTGTAACGGGTGGCAAGGGAGGCGTAGGTAAATCGAATGTAACGTTAGGTATGGCTATTTGTATGGCTCGCCAAGGCAAGAAAGTCATGGTGCTGGATGCCGATTTAGGATTAGCTAACGTAGACATCATGCTTGGCATTCGTTCTAAACGAAATCTTGGGCATGTGTTGGCTGGTGAGTGTGAACTTAAGGATGCGATTGTCGAAGGGCCGCACGGAATTAAAATTATTCCAGCGACATCAGGCACACAAAGCATGACTGAACTTTCACACGCTCAACACGCTGGATTGATTCGTGCTTTTGGTTCGCTTGAAGACGAGATGGATATCTTATTGGTAGATACCGCAGCGGGTATATCCGATATGGTCATCAGCTTCTCAAGAGCTGCACAGGATGTGGTTGTGGTGGTTTGCGATGAACCAACGTCGATTACTGATGCATATGCATTGATTAAGCTGTTGAGTCGAGAGCACCAAGTTCAGCGATTCAAAATTGTTGCAAATATGGTCAGAAGCTACCGCGAAGGCCGAGAATTATTTGCAAAGTTGACTTTGGTCACAGAGCGCTTCTTGAATGTGAGCCTCGAACTCGTAGCATGTATTCCTTTAGATGATAAAGTACGTCAATCAGTTAAGAGACAGAAAATCGTAGTCGATGCGTTTCCTCGCTCTCCAGCTGCATTGGCAATCAGCTCTTTGGCTAATAAGGCATTGACCTGGCCAATACCAAAAACACCAAGCGGACACTTGGAGTTTTTTGTTGAAAGGCTGCTGAACCGTACTGAATTTATAGAGGAACCATTTGGTGAATAA
- the flhA gene encoding flagellar biosynthesis protein FlhA, translated as MKFSLPFADKLPKIPNRAMPAIGAPVMVLATLAMVVLPIPAFLLDMFFTFNIALSMVVLLVSVYTRRPLDFAAFPTVLLIATLLRLALNVASTRVVLLHGHEGGDAAGNVIEAFGNVVIGGNYAVGLVVFLILMIINFMVVTKGAGRISEVSARFTLDALPGKQMAIDADLNAGLIDQDQARTRRFEVTKEADFYGSMDGASKFVKGDAIAGILILFINIIGGLSIGMAQFDLGFGEAIEIYTLLTIGDGLVAQIPSLLLSIAAAMMVTRQNTDEDMGEQLVFQMFDNPKALMITAAILGIMGIVPGMPHFSFLSLAVVAGAGAYFIDKKNKAKVEEKNLPATTNANGDKPASQKELSWDDVQPVDIIGLEVGYRLIPLVDRDQGGELLERVKGVRKKLSQDFGFLIPAVHIRDNLELTPNSYRITLMGVAVGEAEIKPDMELAINPGQVYGMIDGEPTIDPAFGLEAVWIREEQREHAQALGYTVVDSSTVLATHLSQQLTNNASQLIGHEEVQNLLEMLSRSTPKLVEGFVPDQLQLGVVVKVLQNLLNEAIPIRDIRTIVQTLSEYSSKSQEPDILTAAVRISLKRLIVQEINGIEPELPVITLIPELEQILHQTMQASGGESAGIEPGLAERLQTSLSNATQEQELKGEPAVLLTSGVLRSTLAKFVKNTIPSLRVLSYQEIPDEKQIRIVQAVGN; from the coding sequence ATGAAATTCTCCCTGCCTTTTGCGGACAAGCTGCCTAAAATCCCTAATCGTGCGATGCCTGCAATTGGCGCGCCTGTTATGGTACTTGCGACGCTCGCTATGGTGGTGTTGCCAATACCAGCCTTCTTGTTGGACATGTTCTTCACTTTCAACATTGCACTGTCCATGGTTGTGTTACTGGTTTCGGTTTATACCCGTAGGCCTTTGGACTTCGCTGCATTCCCGACCGTACTTCTGATTGCGACTCTACTTCGATTAGCTTTGAACGTTGCTTCGACACGTGTGGTATTGCTTCATGGTCACGAAGGTGGTGACGCGGCCGGTAACGTTATTGAAGCCTTCGGTAACGTGGTTATCGGCGGTAACTACGCGGTAGGTCTAGTGGTGTTCTTGATTTTGATGATCATCAACTTCATGGTTGTAACCAAAGGTGCGGGTCGTATTTCGGAAGTAAGTGCACGTTTCACCCTAGATGCCCTACCGGGTAAACAGATGGCAATCGATGCCGACTTGAATGCGGGTTTGATCGACCAAGATCAGGCTCGTACTCGACGTTTTGAAGTGACCAAAGAGGCTGACTTTTACGGTTCGATGGACGGTGCATCTAAGTTTGTTAAAGGCGATGCGATCGCTGGTATTTTGATTTTATTCATCAACATCATTGGCGGCTTGAGTATTGGTATGGCTCAGTTTGACCTTGGTTTTGGTGAAGCTATCGAAATCTATACGCTACTGACTATCGGTGATGGTCTGGTTGCACAAATTCCATCGCTGTTGCTTTCTATTGCTGCGGCGATGATGGTAACGCGTCAAAATACTGATGAAGACATGGGCGAACAACTTGTCTTCCAAATGTTCGATAATCCTAAAGCCCTAATGATCACCGCAGCTATCCTCGGCATCATGGGTATTGTTCCTGGTATGCCACATTTCTCCTTCTTAAGCCTTGCTGTGGTAGCTGGGGCTGGGGCTTACTTTATCGATAAAAAGAACAAGGCAAAGGTAGAAGAGAAAAATCTACCTGCAACTACGAATGCCAATGGTGATAAGCCCGCATCGCAAAAAGAACTGTCTTGGGATGATGTTCAACCCGTAGATATTATTGGTCTCGAAGTGGGGTACCGCTTGATTCCTTTGGTTGATAGAGATCAAGGTGGAGAATTGCTTGAGCGCGTAAAAGGTGTACGGAAAAAGTTGTCTCAAGATTTTGGTTTCTTGATTCCAGCAGTACACATTCGCGATAATCTGGAACTGACACCAAACAGCTATCGAATTACCCTGATGGGGGTAGCGGTTGGTGAGGCTGAAATCAAGCCGGACATGGAGCTCGCGATTAACCCTGGTCAAGTCTATGGGATGATAGATGGAGAGCCGACGATTGACCCTGCCTTTGGCCTTGAAGCGGTCTGGATTCGTGAAGAGCAGCGTGAACACGCACAAGCCTTAGGTTATACTGTTGTAGACTCTTCAACCGTACTTGCCACACACCTTAGCCAGCAGTTAACGAATAACGCTTCACAGTTGATTGGCCACGAAGAAGTTCAAAACTTACTTGAGATGCTTAGCCGATCAACACCTAAGTTGGTGGAAGGTTTTGTACCGGATCAATTACAGCTTGGTGTGGTTGTGAAAGTTCTGCAAAACCTACTGAATGAAGCGATTCCAATTCGTGATATTCGAACCATTGTCCAAACTTTGTCGGAGTACTCTTCTAAGAGTCAAGAACCTGACATATTAACTGCAGCTGTTCGTATCTCACTAAAACGACTAATTGTTCAAGAAATCAATGGTATAGAGCCAGAATTACCGGTTATAACTTTGATTCCTGAGTTGGAACAAATCTTGCATCAAACCATGCAGGCATCCGGGGGAGAATCTGCTGGTATTGAACCTGGTTTAGCCGAACGTTTACAGACCTCACTCAGTAACGCGACACAAGAGCAAGAACTGAAAGGTGAGCCAGCGGTATTATTGACCTCTGGTGTTTTACGTTCGACTCTGGCTAAGTTCGTGAAAAACACGATCCCAAGCTTGAGAGTATTATCTTACCAAGAGATACCAGACGAAAAGCAGATACGCATAGTACAAGCTGTTGGTAATTAA
- the flhF gene encoding flagellar biosynthesis protein FlhF, with protein sequence MKIKRFFAKDMRTALLQVKEELGSEAVIMSNKKVAGGVEIVAAIDGDSSPSTASPRLNKPQPPTQSQYTQMSEPKVPTGRRQLDDDKVSIQPNAEGGRSMTKRFANMLKQYSHGADDEQQHRAENEDSLSALLNRQSSNGHQPQSSQHSSGSLDSAFARETGLSKLIAEDRRVERPAPRLDPTRYDRGRENAQSKGSDTEMETMRDEMTSIRRLLEHQVSGLMWQEVERREPLRAMLIKRLERMGVSAELADQMACYIPEDTKPARAWKALLALVADQISVTQKDILKRGGIVALLGPTGVGKTTTVAKLAARAAMEYGADNVALVTTDTYRIGAHEQLSIYGRIMGCPVRVAKDSSELADVIYQLRNRRLILVDTAGMGQRDVRLSEQLDTLMQESGSVINSYLVLPATAQRKVLQETIEHFRRIPLSGCILTKLDESLSLGEFISVVIQNALPVAYIANGQRVPEDIVIAQPKYMIAKANELLEKSTENEPHYWNSDSEGL encoded by the coding sequence TTGAAAATTAAACGATTTTTTGCAAAAGATATGCGAACAGCTCTGCTCCAAGTTAAAGAAGAACTTGGCTCAGAAGCGGTGATCATGTCTAACAAAAAGGTCGCAGGTGGTGTGGAAATTGTTGCCGCTATTGATGGAGATTCCAGCCCGTCGACAGCAAGTCCCAGACTCAATAAACCTCAGCCGCCTACGCAAAGCCAGTACACTCAAATGTCTGAGCCCAAAGTACCAACTGGGCGTCGTCAATTAGATGATGACAAGGTTAGCATCCAGCCGAATGCAGAAGGTGGGCGCTCAATGACCAAGCGCTTTGCGAATATGCTAAAGCAATACAGTCATGGCGCCGACGACGAGCAACAACATCGTGCTGAAAATGAAGACTCGTTATCAGCATTGCTCAATCGCCAGTCAAGTAACGGTCATCAACCTCAGAGTAGCCAGCATTCTAGCGGCAGCCTTGACTCGGCCTTTGCTCGTGAAACGGGTTTATCTAAATTGATTGCCGAAGATCGCAGAGTAGAGCGTCCAGCACCTCGCTTAGATCCTACCCGTTATGATCGTGGTCGTGAGAATGCTCAATCCAAAGGTTCAGATACTGAAATGGAAACGATGCGCGACGAGATGACGTCAATTCGTCGTTTGTTAGAGCATCAAGTGTCCGGGTTAATGTGGCAAGAAGTCGAGCGTCGTGAACCGCTCAGAGCCATGCTTATTAAACGTCTTGAACGTATGGGTGTATCTGCTGAGCTTGCTGACCAAATGGCTTGCTACATTCCTGAAGATACCAAACCGGCACGTGCATGGAAGGCTTTGTTGGCATTGGTTGCTGACCAAATCTCTGTAACACAAAAAGATATTTTAAAACGCGGTGGTATTGTGGCCTTATTGGGCCCGACTGGCGTAGGTAAAACAACGACTGTTGCTAAGCTAGCTGCACGCGCAGCCATGGAATATGGTGCGGATAATGTTGCGCTAGTGACTACTGATACATATCGCATAGGTGCACATGAGCAGTTATCGATTTATGGTCGAATTATGGGTTGTCCTGTAAGAGTTGCTAAAGATTCTAGTGAATTGGCCGATGTAATATATCAGTTACGTAATCGTCGCCTGATTCTAGTCGATACTGCAGGTATGGGGCAGCGAGATGTTCGCCTATCTGAGCAGTTAGACACATTGATGCAAGAGAGTGGTTCCGTTATCAATAGTTACCTTGTGTTGCCCGCAACCGCGCAACGCAAAGTACTACAAGAAACCATTGAACACTTTAGAAGAATCCCGCTGTCGGGATGTATCCTGACGAAGCTGGACGAATCGCTTAGTTTGGGTGAGTTCATCAGTGTGGTAATACAAAATGCATTGCCAGTTGCTTATATAGCAAATGGTCAACGAGTTCCTGAAGATATCGTTATCGCTCAGCCAAAGTACATGATTGCTAAGGCTAATGAGTTATTAGAAAAATCGACAGAGAATGAACCTCATTACTGGAATAGCGATTCTGAAGGGCTCTAG
- a CDS encoding RNA polymerase sigma factor FliA has protein sequence MNKALTYDQHANHNSQQAFFEKYSVLVKRIAHHLLGRLPPNVLVDDLIQAGMIGLIEAQQNYDGTKGASFETYAGIRIRGAMLDDIRRGDWVPRSVHKNNREISSAIAELEGTLNRDPSDAEVAKHMGLSLDQYHSALTDINCSKLVGIEDLGVSDDVISPNEDSQDNTPFQGVADESFRQALIDSIKQLPEREGLVLSLYYDEELNLKEIGEVLGVSESRVSQILSQSMQRLRTKLSAWTQND, from the coding sequence GTGAATAAAGCGCTTACTTACGATCAACATGCTAATCACAATAGCCAACAGGCTTTTTTTGAGAAGTACTCTGTGTTGGTTAAGCGTATCGCTCATCATTTGTTGGGGCGATTACCGCCTAATGTATTAGTTGATGACTTGATTCAAGCCGGCATGATTGGCCTGATTGAAGCGCAACAGAACTATGATGGTACCAAAGGCGCAAGCTTTGAGACGTACGCAGGTATTCGAATTCGTGGAGCAATGTTGGATGACATTCGCCGCGGGGATTGGGTCCCGAGATCGGTTCATAAAAACAATCGAGAAATCAGTAGTGCAATCGCGGAATTAGAGGGCACTCTCAATCGCGATCCCAGTGATGCTGAGGTGGCAAAGCACATGGGGCTGAGTTTAGACCAGTATCACAGCGCTTTAACTGATATTAATTGCTCAAAATTGGTAGGGATAGAAGACTTAGGTGTCTCTGATGATGTAATATCTCCGAATGAAGACTCTCAAGATAATACGCCTTTTCAAGGGGTTGCAGATGAATCATTCCGCCAAGCTTTGATCGACTCGATAAAACAACTTCCGGAAAGGGAAGGCCTCGTGCTTTCGCTTTATTACGACGAAGAACTCAATTTAAAAGAGATTGGGGAAGTATTAGGTGTCAGCGAATCTCGTGTCAGCCAAATACTAAGCCAATCTATGCAGCGTTTACGCACTAAGTTAAGTGCTTGGACACAGAACGACTAA
- a CDS encoding protein phosphatase CheZ, with the protein MISLEQAKKLVELLENDEQQGADSLVRSIYEDNFNLQDNPMLQEIGSLTRDLHDSLTQFNFDERINVIAKDEIPDARDRLQYVIDKTEVAANKTMDAVDRCMPIAANLHECLLQVRPQWNELMHGRIELVTFKALCHRIDGLLVQVEGDSTELRGQLTEILMAQDFQDLTGQIISKVITLVNEVEGRLVEILTVFGANQIEPTPETDKKSSIAPEGPIMNPEAREDAVASQDEVDDLLSSLGF; encoded by the coding sequence ATGATTTCATTAGAACAAGCAAAAAAATTAGTAGAGCTGCTTGAAAACGATGAGCAGCAAGGTGCTGATTCTCTTGTTAGAAGCATTTATGAAGATAATTTTAATCTTCAAGATAACCCAATGCTTCAAGAAATAGGCAGTCTGACTCGTGACCTCCATGATTCTTTGACACAATTCAACTTTGACGAGCGTATTAACGTTATCGCAAAGGATGAAATCCCTGACGCTAGGGATCGCCTTCAGTATGTCATTGATAAAACGGAAGTTGCGGCGAACAAAACGATGGACGCTGTCGATCGCTGTATGCCAATTGCAGCTAATTTACACGAGTGTTTACTTCAAGTAAGGCCTCAATGGAATGAACTGATGCATGGCCGCATTGAGCTAGTAACATTCAAAGCTTTATGCCACCGCATTGATGGATTACTTGTCCAAGTAGAAGGCGATAGTACTGAACTACGTGGACAACTGACTGAAATCTTGATGGCTCAGGATTTCCAAGATTTAACTGGGCAGATTATTAGCAAAGTTATTACCTTGGTGAATGAGGTTGAAGGACGTCTGGTAGAGATTCTCACCGTATTTGGTGCGAATCAAATAGAACCAACACCAGAGACAGATAAGAAGTCATCTATTGCTCCAGAGGGTCCGATCATGAACCCAGAAGCTCGTGAAGATGCTGTTGCATCTCAAGATGAAGTCGACGATTTGTTATCCAGTCTTGGATTTTAA
- the fliR gene encoding flagellar biosynthetic protein FliR, whose translation MEYPTSLVLEWLANYFWPYTRISAMLMVMTVTGARFVSPRIRLYLGLAITFAVMPAIPAVPKEIELLSFQGFLTVFEQIVIGVAMGFVTQFMIQTFVMLGQILGMQSSLGFASMVDPANGQNTPVLGQLFMLLATMFFLETDGHLKMLQLVVFSFKTLPIGSGSLTSVDYRELALWLGIMFKTALAMSLSGIIALLTINLSFGVMTRAAPQLNIFSLGFSFALLVGLLLCWYILGGLFSHYELFWIQTEQQICRLIRLEC comes from the coding sequence ATGGAATACCCAACGAGCCTTGTACTAGAGTGGTTAGCCAATTATTTTTGGCCCTATACTCGCATCTCAGCCATGCTGATGGTGATGACAGTAACCGGTGCGCGCTTTGTGTCGCCACGTATTCGTCTGTATTTAGGTTTAGCGATCACCTTCGCGGTGATGCCAGCGATTCCCGCTGTTCCTAAAGAGATTGAGCTGCTCTCTTTCCAAGGGTTCTTGACTGTATTTGAACAAATCGTGATTGGCGTTGCCATGGGGTTTGTCACCCAATTCATGATTCAAACTTTCGTAATGCTCGGCCAGATCTTGGGTATGCAATCAAGCTTGGGTTTCGCCTCTATGGTGGATCCGGCTAACGGGCAAAACACGCCAGTACTGGGCCAGTTGTTTATGTTGCTAGCGACCATGTTTTTTTTGGAGACAGACGGTCACTTGAAAATGCTGCAGCTGGTGGTGTTCAGCTTTAAGACTTTACCTATTGGCAGTGGAAGTTTGACCTCTGTTGATTATAGAGAGCTTGCTCTGTGGTTGGGTATCATGTTCAAAACAGCATTAGCAATGTCATTGTCTGGTATTATTGCGCTGCTGACGATTAACCTTTCGTTTGGTGTAATGACGCGTGCGGCGCCTCAACTAAATATCTTTTCTTTGGGTTTCTCATTTGCGCTACTCGTGGGCCTATTGCTTTGTTGGTATATCCTTGGCGGCTTGTTTAGTCACTATGAGTTATTCTGGATACAAACCGAACAACAGATATGTCGTCTAATCAGGTTAGAGTGCTAG
- the cheY gene encoding chemotaxis response regulator CheY, with the protein MKILIVDDFSTMRRIVKNLLRDLGFNNTQEADDGLTALPMLKKGEFDFVVTDWNMPGMQGIDLLKHVRADAELKHLPVLMITAEAKREQIIEAAQAGVNGYIVKPFTAATLKEKLDKIFERL; encoded by the coding sequence ATGAAAATTCTCATTGTTGATGATTTTTCAACGATGCGCCGAATTGTTAAAAACCTACTTCGCGATTTAGGTTTCAACAACACTCAAGAAGCAGACGATGGCTTGACCGCGTTACCTATGCTGAAAAAAGGCGAATTTGATTTCGTGGTAACTGACTGGAACATGCCGGGTATGCAAGGTATTGATCTTCTAAAACACGTCCGTGCAGACGCAGAACTTAAGCACCTTCCAGTGCTTATGATCACTGCAGAAGCTAAGCGTGAGCAGATCATTGAAGCAGCGCAAGCGGGTGTTAATGGTTACATTGTGAAGCCGTTCACTGCCGCAACTCTAAAAGAGAAACTCGACAAGATTTTTGAGCGTTTATAA
- the flhB gene encoding flagellar biosynthesis protein FlhB, with the protein MAESDGQERTEDATPKRLQQAKDKGQVARSKELASASVLIVGAIALMWFGESMAKALFETMQRLFSLSREEVFDATKLLEIAGGALVNLLFPLFLILITLFVAAVIGAAGVGGINFSMQAAMPKASKLNPLSGIKRMFGLQSWVELLKSILKVALVSGMAIYLIQASQHDLMQLSMEVYPQNIFHALDILLNFILLISCSLLIVVAIDIPFQIWQHADQLKMTKQEIKDEHKDTEGKPEVKGRIRMLQREAAQRRMMADVPQADVIVTNPEHFSVALRYKQNQDKAPVVVAKGVDHMAMKIREIARENDIYIVPAPPLARALYHTTELEQQIPDGLFTAVAQVLAYVFQLKQYRKRGGERPKLQDSNMPIPPDLRH; encoded by the coding sequence ATGGCAGAGTCAGACGGTCAAGAACGCACGGAAGACGCCACGCCCAAACGCTTGCAACAGGCCAAAGATAAAGGGCAGGTTGCAAGGTCAAAAGAGTTAGCGTCGGCGTCGGTACTTATTGTTGGTGCGATTGCTTTAATGTGGTTTGGTGAATCGATGGCGAAAGCTTTGTTCGAAACAATGCAACGTCTGTTTTCTCTGAGTCGGGAAGAAGTTTTTGATGCTACAAAACTCCTCGAAATTGCGGGTGGCGCATTAGTGAACCTGTTGTTCCCGCTGTTCTTAATCCTGATAACCTTATTTGTTGCAGCCGTCATTGGTGCGGCGGGTGTCGGGGGGATTAATTTCTCTATGCAGGCGGCGATGCCTAAGGCGTCTAAGCTAAACCCACTCAGTGGTATTAAGCGTATGTTTGGCCTGCAGAGTTGGGTTGAACTGTTGAAATCTATCTTGAAAGTGGCACTTGTTTCGGGAATGGCCATCTATCTTATTCAAGCTTCTCAACACGATTTAATGCAACTGAGCATGGAGGTATACCCACAGAATATCTTCCACGCTTTAGATATCTTGCTTAATTTTATTCTGCTGATCAGCTGCTCTTTACTTATCGTGGTGGCGATTGATATCCCGTTCCAGATTTGGCAACACGCCGATCAGCTGAAGATGACCAAACAAGAAATTAAAGATGAACACAAAGATACAGAAGGTAAGCCTGAAGTTAAGGGGCGCATTCGTATGTTGCAAAGAGAAGCCGCTCAGCGCCGTATGATGGCTGACGTACCTCAAGCGGATGTGATTGTGACCAACCCGGAGCATTTCTCGGTGGCTCTACGCTATAAGCAGAATCAAGACAAAGCACCTGTTGTAGTTGCTAAAGGTGTTGATCATATGGCAATGAAGATCCGTGAAATTGCCCGTGAAAATGACATCTATATTGTTCCTGCGCCACCATTGGCTAGGGCGCTTTATCACACTACCGAGTTAGAACAACAAATTCCTGACGGTCTGTTTACGGCGGTTGCTCAAGTGCTTGCATATGTGTTTCAACTGAAACAGTACCGAAAACGAGGCGGAGAGAGGCCAAAACTCCAAGATTCTAATATGCCGATCCCACCTGATTTACGACATTAG
- the fliP gene encoding flagellar type III secretion system pore protein FliP (The bacterial flagellar biogenesis protein FliP forms a type III secretion system (T3SS)-type pore required for flagellar assembly.) has product MQTSNGFLNPFYFCRAGFFRTVKVWLVLLIIFSSLVFSVSVLAQVEDGTVIPANTAGSESVTISTMQQDQAKSKTMTTGSLTGNGGGIPAFTMTTNANGGEDYSINLQILALMTMLGFLPAMVILMTSFTRIVVVMSILRQAMGLQQTPSNQVIIGIAIFLTFFIMSPVISQVNEQAVQPYLNEQISARQAFDVAQGPIKSFMLKQTRIKDLETFVEISGAQVTNPEDVSMAVLIPAFITSELKTAFQIGFMLFLPFLIIDLVVASVLMAMGMMMLSPMIVSLPFKLMLFVLVDGWNLILSTLAGSFAL; this is encoded by the coding sequence ATGCAAACAAGTAACGGATTTTTGAATCCATTTTACTTTTGCCGTGCCGGATTTTTCCGTACGGTGAAAGTGTGGTTGGTTCTGCTCATTATATTCAGCTCTCTCGTATTCAGCGTGTCAGTATTGGCACAGGTTGAAGATGGCACTGTCATTCCTGCGAATACGGCTGGATCTGAGTCGGTCACTATCAGTACGATGCAGCAAGACCAAGCCAAATCGAAGACTATGACCACAGGTAGCTTAACCGGTAATGGTGGCGGTATACCTGCCTTTACCATGACCACCAATGCCAATGGCGGTGAAGACTACTCGATTAACCTGCAAATTCTTGCGTTAATGACCATGCTTGGCTTCTTGCCGGCGATGGTGATTTTGATGACGTCGTTCACCCGTATTGTTGTTGTGATGTCGATTTTGCGTCAGGCAATGGGTCTCCAACAAACACCTTCAAACCAAGTGATTATTGGCATTGCGATATTTCTGACCTTCTTCATCATGTCGCCAGTAATCAGTCAGGTAAATGAACAAGCTGTTCAGCCTTATTTGAATGAACAGATATCAGCGCGACAGGCGTTTGATGTTGCCCAAGGGCCGATTAAGTCTTTTATGCTTAAACAGACTCGAATCAAAGATCTTGAAACTTTTGTTGAGATATCCGGTGCGCAAGTAACCAACCCAGAAGATGTTTCAATGGCGGTTCTGATTCCTGCGTTTATCACGTCTGAATTGAAAACAGCTTTCCAGATAGGCTTTATGTTGTTCTTGCCGTTCCTAATTATCGACTTGGTGGTGGCATCAGTTTTGATGGCCATGGGTATGATGATGTTGTCACCAATGATTGTATCGCTGCCGTTTAAGTTGATGTTGTTCGTCCTTGTTGATGGTTGGAATTTGATACTCTCCACACTCGCCGGCAGTTTTGCCTTGTAG
- the fliQ gene encoding flagellar biosynthesis protein FliQ, producing MNPEIFVDLFQDALWMVLIMVCAIIIPSLLIGLVVAVFQAATSINEQTLSFLPRLIVTLLALMMFAHWMTQMMMEFFFELIERLPQVLY from the coding sequence ATGAATCCTGAAATATTCGTAGATTTGTTCCAAGATGCCCTTTGGATGGTACTAATTATGGTTTGCGCCATAATTATTCCTAGCCTGCTGATTGGTTTGGTTGTGGCTGTTTTCCAAGCGGCTACTTCGATCAATGAACAAACTTTAAGTTTCCTACCACGTTTGATCGTGACGTTATTAGCGTTGATGATGTTTGCACATTGGATGACCCAAATGATGATGGAGTTCTTTTTCGAACTCATCGAACGCTTGCCACAAGTTCTTTACTAA